Proteins from a single region of Halichoerus grypus chromosome 13, mHalGry1.hap1.1, whole genome shotgun sequence:
- the PPP1CC gene encoding serine/threonine-protein phosphatase PP1-gamma catalytic subunit, whose protein sequence is MADIDKLNIDSIIQRLLEVRGSKPGKNVQLQENEIRGLCLKSREIFLSQPILLELEAPLKICGDIHGQYYDLLRLFEYGGFPPESNYLFLGDYVDRGKQSLETICLLLAYKIKYPENFFLLRGNHECASINRIYGFYDECKRRYNIKLWKTFTDCFNCLPIAAIVDEKIFCCHGGLSPDLQSMEQIRRIMRPTDVPDQGLLCDLLWSDPDKDVLGWGENDRGVSFTFGAEVVAKFLHKHDLDLICRAHQVVEDGYEFFAKRQLVTLFSAPNYCGEFDNAGAMMSVDETLMCSFQILKPAEKKKPNATRPVTPPRVTSGLNPSIQKASNYRNNTVLYE, encoded by the exons ATGGCGGATATAGATAAACTCAACATCGACAGCATCATCCAACGGCTGCTGGAAG TGAGAGGGTCCAAGCCTGGTAAGAATGTCCAGCTACAGGAGAATGAAATCCGAGGACTGTGCTTAAAGTCCCGAGAGATCTTTCTCAGTCAGCCTATCCTACTAGAACTTGAAGCACCACTCAAAATATGTG GTGATATCCACGGGCAATACTATGATTTGCTTCGACTTTTCGAGTACGGTGGTTTCCCACCAGAAAGCAACTACCTGTTTCTTGGGGACTATGTGGACAGGGGGAAGCAGTCATTGGAGACTATCTGCCTCTTACTGGCTTACAAAATCAAATATCccgagaatttttttcttctcagaggaAACCATGAATGTGCCAGCATCAATAGAATTTATGGATTTTATGATGAAT gtaaaagaagatataacattaaACTATGGAAAACTTTCACAGACTGCTTTAACTGTTTACCGATAGCAGCCATCGTGGATGAGAAGATATTCTGCTGTCATGGAG gTTTATCACCAGATCTTCAATCTATGGAGCAGATTCGGCGAATTATGCGACCAACTGATGTACCAGATCAAGGTCTTCTTTGTGATCTTTTGTGGTCTGACCCCGATAAAGATGTCTTAGGCTGGGGTGAAAATGACAGAGGAGTGTCCTTCACATTTGGTGCAGAAGTGGTTGCAAAATTTCTCCATAAGCATGATTTGGATCTTATATGTAGAGCCCACCAG GTGGTTGAAGATGGATATGAATTTTTTGCAAAGAGGCAGTTGGTCACTCTGTTTTCTGCGCCCAATTATTGTGGAGAGTTTGACAATGCAGGTGCCATGATGAGTGTGGACGAAACTCTAATGTGTTCTTTTCAG ATTTTAAAACCTGCAGAGAAAAAGAAGCCGAATGCCACGAGACCTGTAACACCTCCAAGGG TTACATCAGGCCTGAACCCGTCCATTCAGAAAGcttcaaattatagaaacaatACTGTTCTATACGAGTGA